A genomic window from Cucumis melo cultivar AY chromosome 8, USDA_Cmelo_AY_1.0, whole genome shotgun sequence includes:
- the LOC103500894 gene encoding germin-like protein subfamily 3 member 2: MCLKIVLIPILLILTIAMASDPDPLQDFCIPNPKSFPNQLCKNSTAVTADDFVFSGAKSAGPFSETGFATVAANPINFPGLNTLGMSLVRVDLKEGAINPPHVHPRAAEMVYVVQGKVYAGFVDSGNRVYAKVIEEGEVMVIPRGVVHFQMNVGKRRATVFGCFNSQNPGTQKMAAAIFGSGIKEELLEKAFGLSSKEIRRMKRMFDS, translated from the coding sequence ATGTGTCTCAAAATCGTCCTCATACCCATTTTATTAATTCTCACAATCGCCATGGCCTCCGATCCCGACCCACTTCAAGATTTCTGCATCCCAAATCCCAAATCTTTTCCTAATCAATTATGCAAGAACTCAACCGCCGTCACAGCCGACGACTTCGTCTTCTCCGGCGCAAAATCTGCCGGACCCTTCTCGGAAACTGGATTTGCAACCGTAGCGGCAAACCCAATCAATTTCCCAGGATTGAACACGCTGGGAATGTCGTTGGTTCGCGTCGATCTAAAAGAAGGAGCAATAAATCCGCCGCACGTGCACCCACGGGCGGCAGAAATGGTGTACGTGGTTCAGGGGAAGGTTTATGCGGGTTTTGTTGACTCGGGGAACAGGGTTTACGCGAAGGTAATTGAAGAAGGGGAAGTGATGGTGATACCGAGAGGGGTGGTTCATTTTCAGATGAACGTTGGGAAGAGAAGAGCGACGGTTTTTGGGTGTTTCAATAGTCAGAATCCGGGAACTCAGAAAATGGCTGCGGCCATTTTTGGGTCTGGGATTAAAGAAGAGCTTTTGGAGAAGGCTTTTGGGTTGAGTTCTAAGGAAATTAGGAGGATGAAGAGAATGTTTGATTCTTAg
- the LOC103500893 gene encoding CEN-like protein 2, with protein MAIRSKIGSGELQNPLVLGRVIGDVVDPFSPTIKMSVTFTNNKQVLNGHEFFPSSLSLKPRVHIQGEDMRSLFTLVMVDPDVPGPSDPYLREHLHWLVTDIPGTTDATFGKEEMSYEIPKPTIGIHRFVFILFKQKRRRSVNPPSSRDRFNTRRFSCENDLGLPVAAVYFNAQRETAARRR; from the exons ATGGCAATTAGATCAAAAATAGGATCAGGTGAGCTGCAGAATCCTCTTGTTCTTGGAAGAGTAATTGGAGATGTTGTTGATCCCTTCAGTCCAACCATTAAAATGTCTGTCACTTTCACCAATAACAAACAAGTCCTCAATGGCCATGAATTCTTCCCTTCTTCTCTTTCCCTCAAACCTAGGGTTCATATTCAGGGAGAAGATATGAGATCATTGTTCACTCTG GTTATGGTTGACCCTGATGTTCCTGGCCCTAGTGATCCTTACTTGAGGGAACACCTTCACTG GTTGGTGACTGACATTCCAGGAACTACTGATGCTACTTTTG gaaaagaagaaatgagcTATGAAATTCCAAAGCCAACAATAGGAATTCACAGGTTTGTGTTTATTCTGTTCAAACAAAAGCGTCGTCGTTCTGTGAATCCTCCTTCATCAAGGGATCGTTTCAACACTCGAAGATTTTCTTGTGAGAATGATTTGGGTCTTCCTGTTGCTGCTGTCTATTTCAATGCTCAAAGAGAAACTGCTGCAAGGAGGCGATAA